One window of Halonatronomonas betaini genomic DNA carries:
- a CDS encoding methylated-DNA--[protein]-cysteine S-methyltransferase, with the protein MNSHYLTLPQIGHLKIISNKNHIIEINFISEFSGKDLEEGEAISLKIFSGIYPAEVEKLKNQLIEYLKADRREFQIDYQLAGTDFQQAILDETAKIPYGQTVSYKELAKRAGSPRAWQATGQALKNNRLPIIIPCHRVIGSSGLGGYNGGLKLKKTLLKLEGSIN; encoded by the coding sequence ATGAATAGCCATTATTTAACCCTGCCCCAGATCGGCCATTTGAAAATTATTAGTAATAAAAATCATATAATCGAAATAAATTTTATCTCTGAGTTTTCAGGAAAGGATTTAGAAGAAGGCGAAGCTATATCATTAAAAATCTTTTCCGGCATATATCCTGCAGAAGTTGAAAAGCTTAAAAACCAATTAATAGAGTATCTTAAAGCTGATAGAAGAGAATTTCAAATAGATTATCAACTAGCAGGGACAGATTTTCAGCAGGCAATATTAGATGAGACAGCTAAAATTCCTTATGGTCAGACAGTTTCATATAAGGAACTGGCAAAAAGAGCAGGTTCGCCCCGGGCCTGGCAGGCAACAGGTCAGGCTTTGAAAAATAATAGGCTGCCTATTATTATACCCTGCCATAGAGTTATTGGTTCCAGTGGATTAGGCGGATATAATGGGGGACTTAAATTAAAAAAGACCCTCCTAAAACTGGAAGGCTCTATCAATTGA
- a CDS encoding inorganic pyrophosphatase has product MQKINKFRAHPWHGVTIGPKAPDIVQVYIELVPEDGIKYELDKSSGILKVDRPQRFSSYAPAPYGMIPQTYCGQETAKLMEKEAKENRQISPDQKIIGDDDPLDILVLTEKIVPHGDIMMTAKPIGGLALLDRGEADDKIISVLEDDSVYSEIDDISELPWGILQRIQHYFLSYKKAPDTEDPVCRILTTYGREHARQVIEKSKLDYQNKFQSTIE; this is encoded by the coding sequence TTGCAGAAAATTAATAAATTTAGAGCCCATCCCTGGCATGGGGTAACTATTGGTCCAAAAGCCCCGGATATAGTTCAGGTTTATATTGAGCTGGTCCCGGAGGATGGGATCAAATATGAGCTTGACAAATCCAGTGGAATATTAAAAGTTGATCGGCCCCAGAGGTTTTCCAGTTATGCGCCTGCTCCCTATGGTATGATACCTCAGACTTATTGTGGCCAGGAGACGGCAAAATTAATGGAAAAGGAAGCAAAGGAAAATAGACAGATCTCACCAGACCAGAAAATTATCGGTGATGATGATCCTCTGGATATCCTGGTCCTTACAGAAAAAATAGTCCCACATGGAGATATCATGATGACGGCTAAACCTATTGGCGGCCTGGCCCTTCTGGATAGAGGAGAGGCCGACGATAAGATTATAAGTGTTTTAGAAGACGATTCAGTTTATAGTGAGATTGATGATATTTCAGAACTCCCCTGGGGCATTCTCCAGCGGATTCAGCATTACTTTTTAAGTTACAAAAAGGCTCCAGATACTGAAGATCCTGTCTGCAGGATTCTTACAACTTATGGCAGAGAGCATGCCAGGCAGGTTATTGAAAAATCAAAATTAGACTATCAGAATAAATTCCAGTCTACTATTGAATAA
- a CDS encoding TIGR00341 family protein — MLRKIEIVLPVDETDKLNEILENYEVLDRYKISLLEDQALYLITLNVENSGPLLDELEKKLAFAEGFRLNMLEVEATIPAAKQKEENDEEDEIETITDVDSEKEQKEEKNNTTKGLSRQELYADLSDSINLNSNYILMCILSAVVASSGVMLDNVAVIVGAMVIAPLLGPNVGMALASTLGDIELGKKAIKASLYGAGAAIIVAIIAGLILNPDSWPHEVLSRTSVGWGDITLALASGSAGTLAFTTGTSGAVIGVMIAVALMPPLVVVGILFGAGEFLLAGGALLLFISNIICINLAGVLTFIYQGVRPLNWWEEKKAATSRKYSLILWIVLLTLLIIGIQFIQ; from the coding sequence ATGTTAAGAAAAATCGAAATTGTTCTGCCTGTGGATGAGACTGATAAGTTAAATGAAATTCTAGAAAATTATGAAGTTCTGGATAGATATAAAATTTCTTTACTTGAAGACCAGGCCCTTTATTTAATAACCCTTAATGTTGAAAATAGTGGACCTTTATTAGATGAATTAGAAAAGAAGCTAGCTTTTGCTGAAGGTTTTAGATTAAATATGCTTGAGGTTGAAGCTACTATTCCAGCTGCAAAACAAAAAGAAGAAAATGATGAAGAAGATGAAATTGAAACAATTACAGACGTTGATTCCGAAAAGGAGCAAAAAGAAGAAAAAAATAATACAACTAAAGGCTTAAGTCGTCAGGAATTATATGCTGATCTCTCTGATTCCATAAATTTAAATAGTAATTATATATTAATGTGTATTCTCTCGGCAGTTGTAGCCTCTAGCGGAGTTATGCTGGACAATGTTGCTGTTATAGTTGGTGCCATGGTGATTGCACCTTTGTTGGGTCCAAATGTCGGCATGGCTCTAGCCTCGACCTTAGGAGATATAGAATTAGGTAAAAAAGCTATAAAAGCCTCTTTATATGGCGCTGGAGCTGCTATAATAGTTGCTATAATTGCTGGATTAATTTTAAACCCTGATAGCTGGCCCCATGAAGTTTTAAGCAGAACCAGTGTCGGCTGGGGCGATATCACCCTGGCTCTCGCTTCAGGTAGCGCAGGAACCCTGGCCTTTACAACCGGAACCTCTGGTGCTGTTATTGGAGTCATGATCGCTGTGGCCTTAATGCCTCCACTGGTGGTTGTTGGTATATTATTTGGAGCAGGTGAATTTTTACTGGCTGGAGGTGCCTTATTACTTTTTATCTCAAATATAATCTGTATAAATTTAGCCGGAGTTTTAACCTTTATCTATCAGGGTGTCAGGCCCTTAAACTGGTGGGAAGAAAAAAAGGCTGCGACTTCAAGGAAGTACAGCCTTATTCTCTGGATAGTTTTATTAACTTTATTAATTATCGGAATTCAGTTTATTCAATAG
- a CDS encoding DMT family transporter, with amino-acid sequence MILSKDKKGILVTALSATGFGAMPVIAQFAYSYGSNVTTLLFLRFALASLIFLLILKLSNITYNISKEDTVKLILLGAAGYGLMSSLYFFGISLIPASLSGFLLYSYPAIVTILAFFGQEEPLYRENFISLVVAITGITMILGPVFTSVNLLGVGSILLAACVYAIYILASNRVLKRVNWLSGSTVVSVSAAFFFLITGSFRGNLHLNQISTEILLSGAGLAIFSTIVAVAGFYLGISLIGPSRASIVSSVEPFVTVLFSALFFAERLTFTQFFGGLLIILSIIILNKFKNYREKSFDKPV; translated from the coding sequence ATGATTTTATCAAAAGATAAAAAAGGAATCTTAGTTACAGCACTTTCAGCTACTGGTTTTGGAGCGATGCCAGTGATAGCCCAGTTTGCTTATAGTTACGGAAGCAATGTAACAACACTGCTATTTCTCCGATTTGCACTGGCCAGTTTAATCTTTCTCTTGATTTTAAAATTAAGTAATATTACATATAATATAAGCAAAGAAGATACAGTGAAATTAATACTTTTAGGTGCAGCAGGTTATGGATTGATGTCAAGTTTATATTTCTTCGGAATCTCTCTAATTCCTGCATCATTGTCAGGATTTTTACTCTATAGTTATCCAGCAATCGTCACAATTCTGGCTTTTTTTGGCCAGGAAGAGCCTCTATATCGAGAAAATTTCATATCTTTAGTGGTTGCAATCACTGGCATTACCATGATTCTAGGACCAGTCTTTACAAGTGTTAATCTATTAGGAGTCGGCTCAATTCTTTTAGCTGCCTGTGTTTATGCAATCTATATTCTCGCAAGTAATCGGGTTTTAAAAAGAGTGAATTGGCTTTCAGGTTCAACAGTAGTTTCAGTCTCTGCTGCTTTTTTCTTTCTTATAACCGGAAGTTTTAGAGGGAATCTTCATTTAAACCAAATTTCAACAGAGATTTTACTTTCAGGAGCAGGGCTGGCGATTTTTTCAACTATTGTTGCTGTTGCCGGGTTTTATTTAGGTATCAGCCTAATTGGACCATCAAGAGCTTCAATAGTTAGCTCAGTGGAACCCTTTGTAACTGTATTGTTTTCAGCCCTTTTCTTTGCTGAGAGATTAACCTTTACCCAGTTTTTTGGAGGCCTTTTAATCATCCTTTCAATCATAATTCTTAACAAGTTCAAAAATTATCGAGAAAAATCCTTTGACAAACCGGTCTAG
- a CDS encoding glycine betaine/L-proline ABC transporter ATP-binding protein, translating into MAKIEVENLTKIFGKKPKKALPLLEEGYSKDEILEKTGNTVGVNSVDFSVEENEIFVIMGLSGSGKSTLLRCINRLIEPTEGKIEVDGINIMELNNEELREQRKEKFGMVFQNFGLFPNRTVIDNAAFGLEIQKVDKETRRKKAREALKKVGLEGYEEQKPDQLSGGMQQRVGLARALAVDTDIMLMDEPFSALDPLIKKDMQDQLLDLHQNIAKTIIFITHDLDEALKLGDKIAIMKDGEIVQLGNQEEILTDAANDYVAEFVQDVNRSRVLTAEDIMGKPLALLYEGQGPRTALHKMNEENLTSIMVVNRENKYIGVLSIDGVKEMLDNDEKDIKPYLLDIPKASPCDTLDELFTKMTDIETPLPVLDAEGKLKGNIVKTNVIANLAAQENSAS; encoded by the coding sequence GTGGCAAAAATTGAAGTAGAAAATCTTACAAAGATTTTCGGTAAGAAACCAAAAAAAGCCCTTCCTTTACTGGAAGAAGGCTATTCAAAAGATGAGATACTTGAAAAGACCGGCAATACTGTCGGAGTCAACTCTGTTGACTTTTCAGTTGAAGAGAATGAAATATTTGTGATTATGGGGCTATCCGGAAGCGGTAAGTCGACACTGCTCCGCTGTATAAATCGACTGATTGAACCAACTGAAGGCAAGATAGAAGTTGATGGTATAAATATTATGGAACTAAACAATGAAGAATTGAGGGAACAACGCAAAGAAAAATTCGGAATGGTCTTTCAAAATTTCGGACTATTTCCTAACCGGACAGTCATTGATAATGCAGCCTTTGGGTTAGAAATTCAGAAGGTTGATAAAGAAACCCGGCGTAAAAAAGCCAGGGAAGCCCTGAAAAAAGTTGGACTGGAGGGCTATGAAGAACAGAAACCAGATCAACTTTCCGGTGGTATGCAGCAGAGAGTTGGCCTGGCCAGAGCGCTGGCTGTAGATACAGATATTATGTTGATGGATGAACCATTCAGTGCCCTGGATCCATTAATTAAAAAGGATATGCAGGATCAACTTCTTGATCTCCATCAAAATATCGCAAAGACAATTATCTTTATTACCCATGACCTTGATGAGGCTCTAAAGCTCGGTGATAAGATAGCCATTATGAAAGATGGTGAAATTGTTCAGTTAGGAAATCAGGAAGAGATACTGACAGATGCAGCCAATGATTATGTTGCTGAATTTGTTCAGGATGTTAATCGCTCACGGGTCTTAACAGCTGAGGATATAATGGGTAAACCTCTAGCATTGCTCTATGAAGGTCAGGGACCGAGAACAGCTCTTCATAAAATGAATGAAGAAAACCTCACATCAATAATGGTAGTTAATAGAGAAAACAAATATATCGGTGTCCTTTCAATAGATGGTGTAAAGGAGATGCTGGATAATGATGAAAAAGATATTAAACCCTATCTATTAGATATTCCAAAAGCTTCTCCCTGTGATACTTTAGATGAGCTATTTACAAAAATGACTGATATTGAGACACCTTTACCAGTACTTGACGCAGAAGGAAAACTTAAGGGAAATATTGTTAAGACTAATGTGATTGCCAATCTGGCTGCCCAGGAGAATTCAGCCAGCTAA